Proteins from a genomic interval of Amycolatopsis sp. cg13:
- a CDS encoding sugar transferase encodes MEEPVRPWPADGVSLPQVDLRAVPAPPVDVAAPPPGRAADDRLDPATVCPAEGDPPKTHAAEWEKRYRRTVIASDLVAACAVIAISAFIIDRVAPHDMHAFGTAFAILCALPVSRAWSARVLGEGPEEYRTLGRALITAAVLVAFGGLLFGALEVQPWVFFVVPAVALVLFPQRYVLRQILHRRRRRGLCLLPVMAAGDAETVADLIKRTRTEAHVGWRVEAVCTSTGHGEIEGVPVVGRLEELSRHVRRGGYRVVAITADQYWNPERLQRLAWDLEGTSSEMVVAPMLMEVAGPRLNVSGVLGMPLLRVTAPAFTGGRRFVKEVVDRCGAALLLALFSPLLLAIAVAVKAGDRGPVIYRQRRIGKDGEAFTMLKFRTMVVNAHLIRHDLETANEGAGPLFKMKKDPRVTKVGGLLRRYSLDELPQLFNVVAGRMSLVGPRPPLPEETATYAPAARRRLLVKPGLTGLWQVSGRSDLSWEESIRLDLRYVEDWSLALDLVILWKTFRAVLAGQGAY; translated from the coding sequence ATGGAAGAACCGGTGCGGCCATGGCCCGCGGACGGCGTTTCGCTGCCGCAGGTCGACCTTCGGGCGGTCCCCGCACCGCCGGTCGACGTGGCGGCCCCGCCGCCCGGCCGTGCCGCCGACGACCGGCTCGACCCGGCGACGGTGTGCCCGGCGGAAGGGGATCCGCCGAAAACGCACGCCGCGGAATGGGAGAAACGGTACCGCCGGACCGTGATCGCGTCGGATCTCGTCGCGGCCTGCGCGGTGATCGCGATCAGCGCGTTCATCATCGACCGCGTCGCTCCGCACGACATGCACGCGTTCGGCACCGCGTTCGCGATCCTATGCGCCCTTCCGGTCAGCCGGGCCTGGAGCGCTCGGGTGCTGGGGGAGGGCCCGGAGGAGTACCGGACGCTGGGCCGGGCGCTGATCACCGCGGCCGTGCTGGTCGCATTCGGCGGACTGTTGTTCGGTGCGCTCGAAGTGCAGCCCTGGGTGTTTTTCGTAGTCCCCGCTGTCGCATTAGTGCTGTTTCCCCAGCGATATGTGCTCCGGCAGATTCTGCACCGGAGACGGCGGCGCGGGCTGTGCCTGCTGCCGGTGATGGCGGCGGGCGACGCCGAGACCGTCGCCGACCTCATCAAGCGGACCCGGACCGAAGCGCACGTCGGGTGGCGGGTCGAAGCGGTCTGCACGTCCACCGGGCACGGCGAGATCGAGGGCGTTCCGGTCGTCGGGCGGCTCGAAGAGCTTTCCCGGCACGTGCGCCGCGGCGGATACCGGGTCGTCGCGATCACGGCCGACCAGTACTGGAATCCGGAGCGGCTGCAGCGGCTCGCCTGGGATCTCGAAGGCACGTCGTCGGAAATGGTCGTCGCGCCGATGCTGATGGAGGTCGCCGGGCCGCGGCTGAACGTCAGCGGAGTGCTGGGCATGCCGCTGCTGCGGGTCACCGCGCCCGCGTTCACCGGCGGACGCCGTTTCGTCAAGGAGGTCGTCGACCGCTGCGGCGCGGCGTTGCTGCTCGCGCTGTTCTCGCCGCTGCTGCTGGCGATCGCGGTAGCGGTGAAGGCGGGCGACCGCGGTCCGGTGATCTACCGGCAGCGGCGCATCGGCAAGGACGGCGAAGCCTTCACGATGCTCAAATTCCGCACCATGGTCGTGAACGCGCACCTGATCCGGCACGACCTGGAGACGGCGAACGAAGGCGCGGGACCGCTGTTCAAGATGAAGAAGGACCCGCGCGTCACGAAGGTCGGCGGGCTGCTGCGCCGGTACTCGCTGGACGAACTGCCGCAGCTGTTCAACGTCGTCGCCGGACGGATGTCGTTGGTCGGACCGCGGCCGCCGCTGCCGGAGGAGACGGCGACGTACGCCCCGGCCGCGCGCCGCAGGCTGCTGGTGAAGCCTGGGCTGACCGGGCTGTGGCAGGTGAGCGGGCGCAGCGATCTGTCGTGGGAGGAGAGCATCCGGCTCGACCTCCGCTACGTCGAGGACTGGTCGCTCGCTCTCGATCTGGTGATCCTCTGGAAGACCTTCCGCGCCGTGCTGGCCGGGCAGGGCGCCTACTGA
- a CDS encoding glycosyltransferase family 4 protein, which yields MKIGIVCPYSFDVPGGVQGHVIDLARALLERGHQVSVLAPADEDAQLPDFVHPAGKALGIPYNGSVARLQFGPVSYARVRRWIRDNGFDVLHLHEPAAPSLSLLALKVADGPIVATFHTATTRSRTLAAFQPVLRPLLEKITARIAVSALARRVQVEHAGGDAVEIPNGVDVEFFSRALPLEGYPRAGGTIGFVGRFTEPRKGMDVLLEAARRLLPEFEDLRLLVVGRGEPEQLRRMAGPQLWPHIELLGQVDDETKARALRSVDVYCAPNTGGESFGMILTEAMAAGTPVLASGLDSFRRVLDDGHAGMLTTTGDPASLADGLRELLGDPARRASLAAAAGERVTAYDWAVVVTQVLRVYETAIAADPRLVAAGERELA from the coding sequence TTGAAGATCGGGATCGTGTGCCCGTATTCGTTCGACGTTCCCGGCGGGGTCCAAGGGCACGTGATCGACCTGGCGCGGGCGCTGCTCGAACGCGGGCACCAGGTGTCGGTGCTGGCCCCGGCGGACGAGGACGCGCAGCTGCCGGATTTCGTGCACCCGGCGGGCAAAGCGCTGGGGATCCCGTACAACGGCTCGGTCGCGCGGCTGCAGTTCGGGCCGGTTTCCTACGCCCGGGTGCGACGGTGGATCCGGGACAACGGCTTCGACGTGCTGCACCTGCACGAACCGGCCGCGCCGAGTCTGTCGCTGCTGGCGCTGAAGGTCGCGGACGGGCCGATCGTGGCCACCTTCCACACCGCGACGACGCGCTCGCGGACGCTGGCCGCGTTCCAGCCGGTGCTCCGTCCGCTGCTGGAGAAGATCACCGCGCGGATCGCGGTGTCCGCGCTGGCCCGGCGGGTGCAGGTGGAGCACGCGGGCGGCGACGCGGTCGAGATCCCGAACGGCGTCGATGTCGAGTTCTTTTCGCGGGCGCTGCCGCTGGAGGGCTACCCGCGTGCGGGCGGCACGATCGGGTTCGTCGGGCGGTTCACCGAACCGCGCAAGGGCATGGACGTGCTGCTGGAGGCCGCGCGGCGGCTGCTGCCGGAGTTCGAGGACCTGCGGCTGCTCGTGGTCGGCCGCGGCGAGCCGGAGCAGCTGCGGCGGATGGCGGGGCCGCAGCTGTGGCCGCACATCGAGCTGCTGGGCCAGGTCGACGACGAGACGAAGGCGCGGGCGCTGCGCAGTGTGGACGTCTACTGCGCGCCGAATACCGGCGGCGAGAGCTTCGGGATGATCCTGACCGAGGCGATGGCCGCGGGCACTCCGGTGCTGGCCAGCGGTCTCGACTCGTTCCGCCGCGTGCTCGACGACGGCCACGCCGGAATGCTCACCACGACCGGCGACCCGGCGTCTCTGGCGGACGGCCTGCGCGAACTGCTGGGCGACCCGGCGCGCCGGGCGTCGCTCGCGGCCGCGGCGGGCGAACGGGTGACGGCGTACGACTGGGCGGTCGTGGTCACTCAGGTGCTGCGGGTGTACGAAACGGCCATCGCGGCGGATCCCCGGCTGGTCGCGGCGGGGGAGCGGGAGCTCGCGTGA
- a CDS encoding MarR family winged helix-turn-helix transcriptional regulator, which produces MSEPRWLNDEEQRVWRSYAQASSLLHAHLEGQLQHESGMPHTYYEVLVALSEADGRRLRMSELASVRGSSRSRLSHAVARLEAKGWVQRESCPTDKRGSWAVLTEAGFAALEEAAPGHVEAVRETLFDQLSAEQVRQLGEISEAILAGLRPKCQAVREAEEAAEFAAPVVELPKSG; this is translated from the coding sequence ATGTCCGAACCACGCTGGCTGAACGACGAAGAGCAGCGGGTCTGGCGCTCCTACGCCCAGGCCAGCTCGCTGCTGCACGCCCACCTCGAAGGACAGCTGCAGCACGAGTCGGGCATGCCGCACACGTACTACGAGGTGCTCGTCGCGCTGTCCGAAGCGGACGGACGGCGGCTGCGGATGAGCGAACTCGCGTCGGTGCGCGGTTCGTCGCGCAGCCGGCTCTCGCACGCGGTGGCGCGGCTGGAGGCCAAGGGCTGGGTCCAGCGCGAGTCGTGCCCCACGGACAAGCGCGGGTCGTGGGCGGTGCTCACCGAGGCCGGGTTCGCCGCGCTCGAAGAGGCCGCGCCCGGGCACGTCGAGGCGGTCCGGGAGACGCTGTTCGACCAGCTGAGCGCCGAGCAGGTGCGCCAGCTCGGCGAGATTTCCGAGGCGATCCTGGCCGGGCTGCGGCCCAAGTGCCAGGCGGTCCGGGAAGCCGAAGAGGCCGCGGAATTCGCCGCGCCGGTCGTCGAACTGCCGAAATCCGGCTGA
- a CDS encoding XdhC family protein produces MTTEPDACAVAHGEVEEAPAERTLVAVFASPVARYLLRYAADLGYHAVLFEPDEARASDAPEGVEVRTTAPSPGPDADVVVTDHHRPELGAVLQAALAVPTRWVGVLGNPRHPGPHLEALRALGVAEPDIARVHRPVGLNIGSRTPAEIAVATLAGLVADRNGRPGGFEF; encoded by the coding sequence ATGACGACCGAACCCGATGCCTGCGCCGTCGCACACGGCGAGGTCGAAGAGGCCCCCGCCGAACGGACTTTGGTGGCGGTGTTCGCCTCGCCGGTGGCCCGGTACCTGCTCCGCTATGCGGCCGATTTGGGTTACCACGCCGTGCTTTTCGAGCCGGACGAGGCGCGGGCGAGCGATGCTCCCGAGGGCGTCGAGGTCCGCACGACCGCGCCTTCCCCGGGGCCGGACGCGGATGTCGTGGTGACGGACCATCACCGGCCGGAGCTTGGCGCGGTTCTGCAGGCCGCACTGGCGGTGCCGACTCGGTGGGTGGGCGTGCTGGGCAATCCTCGGCATCCGGGCCCGCATCTCGAGGCGCTGCGCGCGCTGGGCGTGGCGGAGCCGGACATCGCGCGGGTGCACCGGCCGGTGGGGCTGAACATCGGTTCGCGGACTCCGGCGGAGATCGCGGTGGCGACGCTGGCGGGGTTGGTGGCGGACCGGAACGGGCGG
- a CDS encoding malonic semialdehyde reductase yields the protein MTTFAESQQLQVPAEVQDLLFREARTANSFSSEPVTDEQVRAIYDLVKWAPTSMNTQPLRALAIRSDEAKQRLLPHMAEGNRAKTEAAPLTVILAADVDFHENIPQIFPHNPGVKDNFADESGRVEFSKLNSLLQVGYFIIGVRAAGLAAGPMTGFDAAGVDKEFFSGNNWRSLVVVNVGKPGENPWFDRLPRLDFDQVVDTL from the coding sequence ATGACTACTTTCGCAGAGTCCCAGCAGCTGCAGGTGCCCGCCGAGGTGCAGGACCTGCTGTTCCGCGAGGCGCGCACGGCCAACAGCTTCAGCTCCGAGCCGGTGACCGACGAGCAGGTCCGCGCGATCTACGACCTCGTCAAGTGGGCCCCGACCTCGATGAACACCCAGCCGCTGCGCGCGCTGGCGATCCGCAGCGACGAGGCGAAGCAGCGGCTGCTGCCGCACATGGCCGAGGGCAACCGCGCCAAGACCGAGGCCGCGCCGCTGACCGTCATCCTGGCCGCGGACGTGGACTTCCACGAGAACATCCCGCAGATCTTCCCGCACAACCCCGGCGTCAAGGACAACTTCGCCGACGAGTCCGGCCGCGTCGAGTTCTCCAAGCTGAACTCGCTGCTGCAGGTCGGCTACTTCATCATCGGCGTGCGCGCCGCCGGACTGGCCGCGGGCCCGATGACCGGCTTCGACGCCGCGGGTGTGGACAAGGAGTTCTTCTCCGGCAACAACTGGCGCTCGCTCGTCGTGGTGAACGTCGGCAAGCCGGGCGAGAACCCGTGGTTCGACCGCCTGCCGCGGCTCGACTTCGACCAGGTCGTCGACACGCTCTGA
- the thrS gene encoding threonine--tRNA ligase, with the protein MSQPSSVAAVPAPRVVVPAGTTAGAAVREAGLPTKGPDTIVVVRDADGKLRDLAWAPEAEVSVEAVAANTEDGRSVIRHSAAHVLAQAVQQEFPDAKLGIGPPVRDGFYYDFAVEKPFTPEDLQKLEKRMKQIVKGAQQFSRRVFASTDEAKEELANEPFKLELVDIKSDVDTTEVMEVGGGELTIYDNLDPRTKERVWSDLCRGPHVPTTKFIPAFKLTRVAAAYWRGNEKNPQLQRIYGTAWESAEAQDAHLERIAEAERRDHRKLGAELDLFSFPEEIGSGLPVFHPKGGIIRRELENYSRRRHEEAGYEFVNTPHISKGDLFHTSGHLPYYADTMFPPVQFEEEDYYLKAMNCPMHNLIFRSRGRSYRELPLRLFEFGTVYRYEKSGVVHGLTRVRGLTMDDSHIYCTKEQMPSELRSLLKFVLDLLADYGLSDFYLELSTRGDSDKFIGEDWEWEEATETLRQAAVDSGLELVPDPGGAAFYGPKISVQAKDAIGRTWQMSTIQLDFNQNKRFGLEYTASDGSRQRPIMIHRALFGSIERFFGVLTEHYAGAFPAWLSPVQTVAIPITADQVEYLRGVEKALRAKGIRVEVDASDDRMQKKIRTHTTQKVPFLLLAGAKDAEAGAVSFRFRDGGQINGVPVEQAVEAIAEWVARRENASPSAEAVEKILK; encoded by the coding sequence GTGTCCCAGCCGTCGTCAGTAGCCGCCGTACCCGCCCCGCGCGTGGTGGTGCCGGCGGGCACTACGGCGGGCGCCGCGGTGCGCGAAGCCGGGCTGCCCACCAAGGGCCCGGACACGATCGTCGTCGTGCGCGACGCCGACGGGAAACTGCGCGACCTCGCGTGGGCCCCGGAAGCCGAGGTCTCGGTCGAAGCGGTCGCGGCGAACACCGAGGACGGCCGCAGCGTGATCCGGCACTCCGCCGCGCACGTGCTCGCCCAGGCCGTGCAGCAGGAATTCCCGGACGCCAAGCTCGGCATCGGCCCGCCGGTGCGCGACGGTTTCTACTACGACTTCGCCGTCGAAAAGCCGTTCACGCCCGAGGATCTGCAGAAGCTCGAGAAGCGGATGAAGCAGATCGTCAAGGGCGCGCAGCAGTTCTCGCGCCGCGTCTTCGCCTCGACCGACGAGGCCAAGGAAGAGCTGGCGAACGAGCCTTTCAAGCTCGAACTGGTGGACATCAAGTCCGATGTGGACACCACCGAGGTGATGGAGGTGGGCGGCGGAGAGCTGACCATCTACGACAACCTCGACCCGCGCACCAAGGAGCGCGTGTGGAGCGACCTCTGCCGCGGCCCGCACGTGCCCACCACCAAGTTCATCCCGGCCTTCAAGCTCACCCGCGTGGCCGCGGCGTACTGGCGCGGCAACGAGAAAAACCCGCAGCTGCAACGGATCTACGGCACCGCGTGGGAATCGGCCGAGGCGCAGGACGCCCACCTCGAGCGCATCGCCGAGGCGGAGCGCCGCGACCACCGCAAGCTCGGCGCGGAGCTGGACCTGTTCTCCTTCCCCGAGGAGATCGGCTCCGGGCTGCCGGTGTTCCACCCCAAGGGCGGCATCATCCGCCGCGAGCTGGAGAACTACTCGCGCCGCAGGCACGAGGAAGCCGGCTACGAGTTCGTGAACACGCCGCACATCTCCAAGGGCGACCTGTTCCACACCTCCGGGCACCTGCCGTACTACGCGGACACCATGTTCCCGCCGGTGCAGTTCGAGGAAGAGGACTACTACCTCAAAGCCATGAACTGCCCGATGCACAACCTGATCTTCCGCTCGCGCGGGCGGTCCTACCGCGAACTGCCGCTGCGGCTGTTCGAATTCGGCACCGTCTACCGCTACGAGAAGTCCGGCGTCGTGCACGGCCTCACCCGCGTGCGCGGCCTGACGATGGACGATTCGCACATCTACTGCACCAAGGAGCAGATGCCGTCCGAGCTGCGGTCGCTGCTCAAGTTCGTGCTGGACCTGCTGGCCGACTACGGCCTGTCCGACTTCTACCTCGAACTGTCCACCCGGGGCGACTCGGACAAGTTCATCGGCGAGGACTGGGAGTGGGAGGAGGCCACCGAGACGCTGCGCCAGGCCGCCGTCGACTCCGGTCTCGAACTGGTGCCGGACCCGGGCGGCGCGGCCTTCTACGGCCCGAAGATCTCGGTGCAGGCGAAGGACGCCATCGGCCGCACCTGGCAGATGTCGACCATCCAGCTGGACTTCAACCAGAACAAGCGCTTCGGCCTGGAGTACACCGCGTCCGACGGCAGCCGCCAGCGGCCGATCATGATCCACCGCGCGCTGTTCGGGTCGATCGAGCGGTTCTTCGGCGTGCTGACCGAGCACTACGCGGGCGCGTTCCCGGCGTGGCTGTCGCCGGTGCAGACGGTCGCCATCCCGATCACCGCCGACCAGGTCGAGTACCTGCGCGGCGTGGAGAAGGCGTTGCGCGCCAAGGGGATCCGGGTCGAGGTCGACGCGAGCGACGACCGGATGCAGAAGAAGATCCGCACGCACACCACGCAGAAGGTGCCGTTCCTGCTGCTGGCCGGCGCGAAGGACGCGGAGGCGGGCGCGGTGTCGTTCCGGTTCCGCGACGGCGGCCAGATCAACGGCGTCCCGGTGGAGCAGGCCGTCGAGGCGATCGCCGAATGGGTCGCCCGCCGGGAGAACGCGTCGCCGTCGGCCGAGGCCGTGGAGAAGATCCTGAAGTGA
- a CDS encoding NUDIX hydrolase, giving the protein MTVLVWLLVAAAAVVVLGGLFLVATANRLDRLHVRTDAGWAALEAALARRAVVARAVAAVLHDGADLHAAAARAEGATRPDREAAENELTLVLAPIDRSRLPVVLAEELTDAEHRVVIARRVHNDAVRDTLALRRRRKVRYFKLAGTAPLPEYFEFAEPDL; this is encoded by the coding sequence GTGACGGTGCTGGTGTGGCTGCTCGTGGCGGCGGCCGCGGTCGTGGTGCTCGGCGGGCTGTTCCTGGTGGCGACCGCGAACCGCCTCGACCGCTTGCACGTCCGGACCGACGCCGGCTGGGCTGCCTTGGAGGCTGCTCTCGCGCGGCGGGCCGTGGTAGCGCGAGCGGTCGCTGCCGTACTGCACGACGGTGCCGACCTGCACGCCGCAGCCGCGCGAGCGGAGGGCGCCACGCGGCCGGACCGCGAGGCCGCCGAGAACGAGTTGACGCTGGTCCTGGCCCCGATCGACCGGTCCCGGCTGCCGGTGGTGCTCGCCGAGGAGTTAACGGACGCCGAACACCGGGTCGTCATCGCCCGCCGAGTGCACAACGACGCGGTGCGGGACACGCTGGCGCTGCGGCGCCGCCGGAAGGTGCGGTACTTCAAGCTGGCCGGGACCGCGCCGCTGCCGGAGTACTTCGAATTCGCCGAACCGGACCTCTGA
- a CDS encoding phosphatidylinositol mannoside acyltransferase, producing MSTLSQRLSEFGYATGWRLTRRLPESFGSATFAFGADMAARRGGGGVRQLRANLARVVPQAGEAELDELVRRAMRSYARYWFETFRLPAMDHAAVAKQVTVTGAENIDAALAEGNGAVMTLPHSGNWDIAGVWLASYAGTFTTVAERLKPESLYRRFVEFRESLGFEIVPLTGDSAAMRLLLRRLRENKVVVLLGDRDLTSSGIPVRFFGEQTHLPPGPARLAATTGAALLPTGCWFTEDGWEIRIHPRIRVTARAEVPAATQALADVFAGDIAAHPADWHMLQPFWPADAAATALEEAS from the coding sequence GTGAGCACACTGTCCCAGCGACTCAGCGAGTTCGGCTACGCGACGGGCTGGCGGCTCACGCGGCGGCTGCCGGAGTCGTTCGGGTCGGCGACGTTCGCCTTCGGCGCCGACATGGCGGCCCGGCGCGGCGGCGGGGGAGTGCGGCAGCTGCGCGCGAACCTCGCCCGTGTCGTGCCGCAGGCTGGGGAAGCGGAGCTGGACGAGCTGGTCCGGCGCGCGATGCGGTCGTACGCGCGGTACTGGTTCGAGACGTTCCGGCTCCCGGCGATGGACCACGCGGCGGTCGCGAAGCAGGTGACGGTGACTGGCGCGGAGAACATCGACGCGGCGCTCGCCGAGGGCAACGGCGCGGTGATGACGCTGCCGCACAGCGGGAACTGGGACATCGCGGGCGTCTGGCTCGCCAGCTACGCGGGCACCTTCACCACCGTCGCGGAGCGGCTCAAGCCCGAATCGCTGTACCGCCGGTTCGTGGAGTTCCGGGAATCGCTCGGCTTCGAGATCGTGCCGCTGACCGGCGACAGCGCGGCCATGCGGCTGCTGCTGCGGCGGCTGCGCGAGAACAAGGTGGTGGTCCTGCTGGGGGACCGGGACCTGACGTCGTCCGGGATCCCGGTGCGGTTCTTCGGCGAGCAGACGCACCTGCCGCCCGGCCCGGCGCGGCTCGCCGCGACCACCGGCGCCGCGCTGCTGCCGACCGGCTGCTGGTTCACCGAGGACGGCTGGGAGATCCGGATCCACCCGCGCATCCGCGTCACCGCGCGGGCCGAGGTGCCCGCCGCGACCCAGGCCCTGGCCGACGTGTTCGCCGGCGACATCGCCGCGCATCCGGCCGACTGGCACATGCTGCAGCCGTTCTGGCCCGCCGACGCGGCCGCGACGGCGCTGGAAGAAGCGAGCTGA
- the pgsA gene encoding phosphatidylinositol phosphate synthase, which produces MLNIFARASVSRVTDPIGATLVRAGLTPNAMTVLGTAGAVACALVFFPQGMLLWGTFTVWGFAMLDLLDGAMARARGYGTPFGAVLDATCDRLVDGALFAAIAWWCFVQDHNNRAAAAALICLVLAQVISYVKARAEASGLEADGGLVERAERLIIALVGTGLHGLGVPYTVEITLWLLAVLSVITLLQRAAAVASAARAAAAKQADSSAGGAQP; this is translated from the coding sequence ATGCTCAACATTTTCGCCCGTGCCTCGGTCTCCCGCGTGACGGACCCGATCGGCGCCACCCTGGTCCGCGCCGGACTGACCCCGAACGCGATGACCGTGCTCGGCACCGCGGGCGCCGTCGCGTGCGCACTGGTTTTCTTCCCGCAGGGCATGCTGCTGTGGGGCACGTTCACCGTGTGGGGCTTCGCGATGCTCGACCTGCTCGACGGCGCGATGGCCCGCGCCCGCGGGTACGGCACGCCGTTCGGCGCGGTGCTCGACGCGACCTGCGACCGGCTGGTCGACGGCGCGCTGTTCGCCGCGATCGCGTGGTGGTGCTTCGTGCAGGACCACAACAACCGGGCCGCGGCCGCCGCGCTGATCTGTCTCGTGCTGGCCCAGGTCATTTCCTACGTGAAGGCGCGCGCCGAAGCGTCCGGTCTCGAAGCCGACGGCGGGCTGGTGGAACGCGCGGAGCGGCTCATCATCGCCCTGGTCGGCACCGGGCTGCACGGCTTGGGCGTGCCTTACACCGTCGAGATCACACTGTGGCTGCTCGCCGTGCTGTCGGTGATCACGCTGCTGCAGCGGGCCGCGGCGGTGGCTAGCGCCGCGCGGGCGGCCGCGGCGAAACAGGCCGACTCATCGGCGGGCGGGGCGCAACCGTGA
- a CDS encoding HIT domain-containing protein — protein sequence MTEPELVEQDGVGVPDALQRLWTPHRMAYIRGQDKPDGDESDGCPFCRLPGLGDDKRALIVARGETVFAVLNLYPYNPGHLMVVPYRHVADYPDLTPEETRELAEFTQHAMGVIRAVSAAHGFNIGMNQGVIAGAGIAAHLHQHLVPRWGGDANFMPVIGHTKVLPQLLGETRDLLAGAW from the coding sequence GTGACCGAGCCGGAACTCGTCGAACAGGACGGGGTCGGGGTCCCGGACGCGCTGCAGCGGCTGTGGACCCCGCACCGGATGGCCTACATCCGCGGCCAGGACAAGCCGGACGGCGACGAGTCCGACGGCTGCCCGTTCTGCCGCCTGCCCGGGCTCGGCGACGACAAGCGCGCGCTGATCGTGGCCCGCGGCGAGACCGTGTTCGCGGTGCTGAACCTGTACCCGTACAACCCGGGCCACCTGATGGTGGTCCCGTACCGGCACGTCGCGGACTACCCGGACCTCACGCCCGAGGAGACGCGCGAGCTGGCGGAGTTCACGCAGCACGCGATGGGCGTGATCCGGGCGGTGTCGGCGGCGCACGGGTTCAACATCGGGATGAACCAGGGCGTGATCGCCGGGGCGGGCATCGCCGCGCACCTGCACCAGCACCTGGTGCCGCGCTGGGGCGGCGACGCGAACTTCATGCCGGTGATCGGGCACACCAAGGTGCTGCCGCAGCTGCTCGGCGAAACCCGCGACCTGCTCGCGGGCGCGTGGTGA